One Kitasatospora sp. NBC_01287 DNA window includes the following coding sequences:
- a CDS encoding TetR/AcrR family transcriptional regulator: MSSSISAVDRLTTDPTGRQPRADARRNVARLVVAARTAIAELGVDASAHEIAARAGVGVGTFYRRIPSREALLLAVLDEVLGEMIELADRALAEPDPWQGLSTFAAAYVGLRTESCGIGEALGGACGAALEATLAALRERFRLLVERAQEAGAMRRDLRWQDVPFLLASVAATGERTVGLRAGGEQWRRTLQVLLDGLRTGSPTPPPGVAPS; encoded by the coding sequence ATGAGCAGTTCGATCAGCGCCGTGGACCGCCTGACCACCGACCCGACGGGGCGTCAACCCCGAGCGGACGCAAGGCGGAACGTGGCACGGCTGGTGGTGGCGGCCCGCACGGCGATCGCCGAACTGGGCGTGGACGCCTCCGCGCACGAGATCGCCGCCCGGGCCGGAGTCGGCGTCGGCACCTTCTACCGGCGGATCCCGTCGCGCGAGGCGCTGCTGCTGGCCGTCCTGGACGAGGTGCTGGGCGAGATGATCGAACTCGCCGACCGCGCGCTGGCCGAGCCGGACCCCTGGCAGGGGCTCAGCACCTTCGCGGCCGCGTACGTGGGGCTGCGCACCGAGAGCTGCGGCATCGGCGAAGCGCTCGGCGGCGCCTGCGGCGCAGCGCTGGAGGCCACCCTGGCCGCCCTGCGCGAGCGATTCCGCCTCCTGGTCGAGCGCGCCCAGGAGGCCGGCGCGATGCGGCGGGACCTGCGCTGGCAGGACGTCCCGTTCCTGCTCGCCTCGGTCGCCGCCACCGGCGAACGCACCGTGGGCCTGCGGGCCGGCGGCGAGCAGTGGCGCCGCACCCTGCAGGTCCTGCTCGACGGGCTGCGCACCGGCTCGCCCACCCCGCCGCCAGGCGTCGCGCCGAGCTGA
- a CDS encoding HIT family protein, translated as MKNDWRTDRIGSALRGENPSVLRRLEAGFAVIGDVQFLPGYSVLLTDEPAVQRLSDLPRARRSAFLADMERLAEAVERACRRSDPSFRRVNLEILGNTDGFLHAHIWPRYAWEPAELVGMPVWLYPLERWSDERFALGPHHDALREEIGAELDRLAQLGPDAD; from the coding sequence ATGAAGAATGACTGGCGGACGGACAGGATCGGCAGCGCACTGCGCGGCGAGAACCCCTCGGTGCTGAGGCGCCTGGAGGCGGGGTTCGCGGTGATCGGGGACGTCCAGTTCCTTCCCGGGTACTCGGTGCTCCTGACGGACGAGCCCGCCGTGCAGCGGTTGTCCGACCTCCCGCGCGCGAGGCGATCGGCGTTCCTGGCCGACATGGAGCGACTGGCGGAGGCGGTCGAACGCGCCTGCCGCCGGTCGGATCCGTCCTTCCGCCGGGTGAACCTGGAGATCCTGGGGAACACCGACGGCTTCCTGCACGCCCACATCTGGCCGCGTTACGCGTGGGAGCCCGCGGAGCTGGTCGGCATGCCGGTTTGGCTGTATCCGCTGGAGCGCTGGAGTGACGAGCGGTTCGCGCTCGGGCCGCACCATGACGCGCTGCGGGAGGAGATCGGCGCCGAGCTGGACCGGTTGGCCCAGCTGGGTCCGGACGCTGACTGA
- a CDS encoding Gfo/Idh/MocA family protein, whose amino-acid sequence MAMVGQGQGQGQGQGQGQGHASEVRASQGRDRRAVPRIRVGIIGVNPRQGWAARAHIPALRALPDYEITAVGTSRIESARAAAQHFGVPHAFADARALAEHPEVDLVVVTVKVPAHLELVEAALAAGKHVYCEWPLARTTAQAERLVAAAEGAGVHHAVGLQARSAPALAYARELIADGYLGEVDSATLYAARGKGAGPALPAWAAYTLDQRNGAGTLEVAGGHTLDAVQHLLGDIEQLSATLAVRRSSFRIAETDERVEVTSPDQVLLNARLAGGTLLAAHLHDGKGADARTRLEVSGTEGDLVLVSAGPAGPLGVQVGELRLLGARGQAGADRSFVELPVPSRYFAVDPTAVDEQGFHVAQQYAQFAADLRGGGRTVPDFAAGLRLHRLLDAIRRSDATGARQTLDI is encoded by the coding sequence ATGGCCATGGTCGGGCAGGGGCAGGGGCAGGGGCAGGGGCAGGGGCAGGGGCAGGGGCACGCGTCGGAGGTGCGGGCGTCGCAGGGGCGCGACCGCCGGGCGGTGCCGCGGATCCGGGTGGGCATCATCGGGGTCAACCCGCGGCAGGGGTGGGCGGCGCGAGCCCACATCCCGGCGCTGCGCGCGCTGCCCGACTACGAGATCACCGCGGTCGGCACCAGTCGGATCGAGAGCGCCCGGGCGGCCGCGCAGCACTTCGGCGTCCCGCACGCTTTCGCCGACGCGCGGGCGCTGGCCGAGCACCCCGAGGTCGACCTGGTCGTCGTCACCGTGAAGGTACCCGCTCATCTGGAGCTGGTGGAGGCCGCGCTCGCGGCCGGCAAGCACGTCTACTGCGAGTGGCCGCTCGCCCGCACCACGGCGCAGGCCGAGCGGCTGGTCGCCGCCGCCGAGGGGGCGGGGGTCCACCACGCGGTCGGCCTGCAGGCCAGGAGTGCCCCCGCGCTGGCCTACGCGCGGGAGTTGATCGCGGACGGCTACCTCGGCGAGGTCGACTCGGCCACCCTCTACGCCGCCCGCGGGAAGGGGGCCGGCCCGGCCCTGCCGGCCTGGGCCGCCTACACGCTGGACCAGCGCAACGGCGCCGGGACGCTGGAGGTGGCCGGTGGCCACACGCTGGACGCGGTGCAGCACCTGCTGGGCGACATCGAGCAGCTCTCCGCGACCCTCGCGGTGCGCCGGTCGTCCTTCCGGATCGCCGAGACGGACGAGCGGGTCGAGGTCACCAGCCCCGACCAGGTGCTGCTGAACGCGCGGCTGGCCGGCGGCACGCTGCTCGCCGCGCACCTGCACGACGGCAAGGGCGCCGACGCGCGCACCCGGTTGGAGGTCTCGGGTACCGAGGGCGACCTGGTGCTGGTCTCGGCAGGCCCGGCCGGTCCGCTGGGCGTCCAGGTCGGCGAACTGCGGCTGCTGGGCGCGCGCGGCCAGGCCGGCGCGGATCGATCCTTCGTCGAACTTCCCGTTCCGTCAAGGTACTTCGCGGTCGACCCGACTGCCGTCGACGAGCAGGGGTTCCATGTCGCGCAGCAGTACGCGCAGTTCGCCGCCGACCTGCGCGGCGGCGGGCGCACCGTGCCGGACTTCGCGGCGGGCCTGCGCCTGCACCGGTTGCTCGACGCGATCCGGCGCTCGGACGCGACCGGGGCGCGGCAGACACTCGACATATAG
- a CDS encoding GNAT family N-acetyltransferase, translating to MMISQAPGAGDEVLAVRPELTDVELNELFGASWPAHRPTSFARMLSRSLTWIAARRGSRLIGFVNVVGDGGAHAFVLDTTVHPDERRQGLGIRLVRAAAEAAKTHGAQWLHVDYEPHLESFYEQCGFRPTAAGLMRL from the coding sequence ATGATGATCAGCCAGGCGCCGGGGGCCGGAGACGAGGTGCTCGCGGTGCGTCCCGAGCTGACGGACGTCGAGCTCAACGAGTTGTTCGGTGCGTCGTGGCCGGCCCACCGGCCGACCTCCTTCGCGCGGATGCTGTCCCGCAGTCTGACTTGGATCGCGGCGCGGCGGGGGAGCCGGCTGATCGGCTTCGTCAACGTGGTCGGCGACGGCGGCGCGCACGCCTTCGTCCTGGACACGACCGTGCACCCGGACGAGCGCCGGCAGGGACTCGGGATCCGGCTGGTGCGGGCGGCCGCCGAGGCGGCGAAGACGCACGGTGCCCAGTGGCTGCACGTCGACTACGAGCCGCACTTGGAGTCCTTCTACGAGCAGTGCGGATTCCGGCCGACCGCCGCCGGGCTCATGCGGCTCTGA
- a CDS encoding maleylpyruvate isomerase N-terminal domain-containing protein, with protein MEQTDPPQSDPQADPQADPRADWPATPKATPGNTPPAAPDTGGPSGGPSGRQHGRPGEMTSHDVDLAVAELLRALSPQLAADWQVRAGTLEWTCAATAAHIAHDLLAYAGQVAARPAGAYLPFDLQVRPTATPDELLAVVRACGRLLSGALAAADPADRAWHWGPTDPSGFAAMGVAETLLHTHDITQGLRIDWRPPVDLCAKVLSRLFPTAPAGDPVEVLLWSTGRGPLGDREPLSSWVWKAAVS; from the coding sequence ATGGAGCAGACGGACCCGCCGCAGAGCGACCCCCAGGCCGACCCCCAGGCCGACCCCCGGGCCGACTGGCCCGCCACACCGAAGGCCACCCCGGGGAACACGCCACCCGCCGCCCCGGACACCGGTGGGCCGAGCGGTGGGCCGAGCGGGCGGCAGCACGGTCGGCCCGGCGAGATGACCAGCCATGACGTCGACCTCGCCGTCGCCGAGTTGCTCCGGGCACTCTCACCGCAGCTGGCGGCCGACTGGCAGGTGCGGGCCGGCACCCTGGAATGGACGTGCGCGGCGACCGCCGCCCACATCGCGCACGACCTGCTCGCCTACGCCGGCCAGGTGGCTGCCAGACCGGCCGGCGCCTACCTGCCCTTCGACCTCCAGGTCCGCCCCACGGCCACGCCGGACGAGTTGCTCGCGGTGGTGCGCGCCTGCGGCCGGCTGCTGAGCGGCGCACTCGCCGCCGCCGACCCGGCGGACCGGGCGTGGCACTGGGGCCCGACCGATCCGAGCGGTTTCGCCGCGATGGGTGTCGCCGAGACCCTGCTGCACACCCACGACATCACCCAGGGCCTGCGGATCGACTGGCGTCCGCCGGTCGACCTGTGCGCCAAGGTGCTTTCCCGACTCTTCCCGACCGCACCCGCGGGGGACCCGGTCGAGGTCCTGCTCTGGTCCACCGGCCGCGGTCCGCTCGGTGACCGCGAGCCGCTCAGCTCCTGGGTATGGAAGGCCGCGGTGAGCTGA
- a CDS encoding dihydrofolate reductase family protein translates to MSRVRVHNFSVSLDGFGTGDGQNLEAPFGHAGMRLVDWFTQTQAFRQMHGQGSGETGVDNAMALTWGVGIGAEIMGRNKFGPQRGPWEDHEWTGWWGPDPVFHTPVFVLTHHPRPSVEMAGGTTFHFIDATPQEALRQAREAAGGLDVRIGGGPSTVREFLAADLVDYLHVTIVPIVLGRGVRLWDGLEGLEQRFRTESVTTPSGVTHLVLSRA, encoded by the coding sequence ATGTCCCGGGTACGGGTCCACAACTTCTCCGTCTCCCTCGACGGCTTCGGCACCGGCGACGGGCAGAACCTGGAAGCGCCGTTCGGGCACGCCGGGATGCGGCTCGTCGACTGGTTCACGCAGACGCAGGCGTTCCGCCAGATGCACGGGCAGGGCAGCGGCGAGACCGGGGTCGACAACGCGATGGCCCTGACCTGGGGGGTCGGCATCGGCGCGGAGATCATGGGGCGGAACAAGTTCGGGCCGCAGCGCGGGCCCTGGGAGGACCACGAGTGGACCGGCTGGTGGGGCCCGGACCCGGTCTTCCACACCCCCGTGTTCGTGCTCACCCATCACCCCCGCCCCTCCGTCGAGATGGCGGGCGGCACCACGTTCCACTTCATCGACGCCACGCCGCAGGAGGCGCTGCGCCAGGCGCGCGAGGCCGCCGGGGGGCTGGACGTGCGGATCGGCGGCGGGCCCAGCACGGTGCGGGAGTTCCTGGCCGCCGACCTGGTCGATTACCTCCACGTCACCATCGTCCCGATCGTGCTGGGCCGCGGCGTGCGGCTCTGGGACGGCCTCGAAGGGCTTGAGCAGCGCTTCAGGACCGAGTCCGTGACGACGCCCAGCGGGGTCACGCACCTGGTCCTCAGCCGGGCGTAG
- a CDS encoding SRPBCC family protein: protein MIIRRPAEEAFQAFADPGVTSRFWYSGSSGPMVAGARLRWEWETYGASVDVVVKEVRDGRLIRFEWGNYEQPTTVELRFTPRSAYATFVEVTETGFQGSGDDAVRWVNDTVGGFTTALCAMKALLEHGIELNAVPDHHPV from the coding sequence ATGATCATCCGAAGGCCGGCCGAGGAGGCCTTCCAGGCGTTCGCCGACCCGGGCGTCACCTCCCGGTTCTGGTACAGCGGGAGCAGCGGACCGATGGTCGCGGGGGCCCGGCTGCGCTGGGAGTGGGAGACGTACGGCGCGTCCGTCGACGTGGTGGTCAAGGAGGTGCGCGATGGGCGGCTGATCCGGTTCGAGTGGGGGAACTACGAGCAGCCGACCACCGTCGAACTGCGGTTCACCCCACGGTCGGCGTACGCCACGTTCGTCGAGGTCACTGAGACCGGCTTCCAGGGCTCAGGTGACGATGCCGTCCGCTGGGTCAACGACACCGTCGGCGGCTTCACCACCGCCCTGTGTGCGATGAAGGCCCTGCTGGAGCACGGTATCGAGCTCAACGCCGTGCCCGACCACCACCCGGTCTGA
- a CDS encoding DUF4389 domain-containing protein, producing the protein MAQTPGPGGWTMPVAPAPPEFLPILDIPGPGPQRRLTVLFRWLLLLPQFIVLWVLSVVAFFAAVIGWFAALFTAHLPGGIARYLADYVAYDTRVAAAATLLVDRYPPFSLRRQPDYPVQIELRPGRLNRAAVFFRLILMIPAAVVNSLLGTGWLALAFFIWLWVLVTGRLPRPVFEATAAFVRFRMRFDAYVLMLTSAYPKGLFGEEPQLTAPGAAAPDTSTPGFAAPGAAEPAASATRPLVLSGAGKGFLVAFLVLGLAGHVSSDFVSTDHHSSSAPPVTTPVR; encoded by the coding sequence ATGGCGCAGACCCCGGGTCCGGGCGGCTGGACGATGCCGGTGGCGCCGGCGCCACCGGAGTTCCTGCCGATCCTGGACATCCCCGGCCCGGGCCCGCAGCGCCGGTTGACCGTCCTCTTCCGCTGGCTCCTGCTGCTGCCCCAGTTCATCGTGCTCTGGGTGCTCTCGGTGGTCGCCTTCTTCGCCGCCGTGATCGGCTGGTTCGCCGCACTCTTCACCGCGCACCTGCCCGGCGGGATCGCCCGCTACCTGGCGGACTACGTCGCCTACGACACCCGGGTGGCGGCGGCCGCCACGCTGCTGGTCGACCGCTACCCGCCGTTCTCGCTGCGCCGGCAGCCCGACTACCCCGTCCAGATCGAGCTGCGCCCGGGCCGGTTGAACCGGGCGGCGGTCTTCTTCCGGTTGATCCTGATGATCCCGGCGGCGGTGGTCAACAGCCTGCTCGGCACCGGCTGGCTGGCGCTCGCCTTCTTCATCTGGCTCTGGGTGCTGGTCACCGGGCGGTTGCCCCGGCCGGTCTTCGAGGCGACGGCGGCCTTCGTGCGGTTCCGGATGCGGTTCGACGCCTATGTGCTGATGCTGACCTCCGCCTATCCCAAGGGCCTGTTCGGTGAGGAGCCCCAGCTCACCGCACCGGGCGCCGCCGCACCGGACACCAGCACGCCGGGCTTTGCCGCACCGGGCGCCGCCGAGCCGGCGGCCTCCGCCACCCGGCCGCTGGTGCTGAGCGGTGCGGGCAAGGGGTTCCTGGTGGCGTTCCTGGTGCTCGGGCTGGCGGGCCACGTGTCCAGTGACTTCGTGAGCACGGATCACCACTCGTCCAGCGCGCCGCCCGTCACCACACCGGTGCGGTAG
- a CDS encoding transcriptional regulator, with translation MRAVAHPTRLALLEVLARHAPLTATEAAELLGESPTNCAFHLRTLAKYGFVEEAGDAPGRRRPWRLRHLGFRVDHAQGGTEASHASEALARVLWETWLNRAAAVNARRSGFEGPWLQVTSGIENLAYLTPDEARQLHADLRVVLDRYQDRLEDPSRRPAESLPVEMLLFTYPLDAAKPEE, from the coding sequence ATGAGAGCGGTCGCCCATCCAACCCGGCTCGCGCTGCTGGAGGTGCTTGCCCGGCACGCACCCCTCACGGCGACCGAGGCCGCCGAGCTGCTCGGGGAGTCACCGACCAACTGCGCGTTCCATCTGCGCACCTTGGCCAAGTACGGCTTCGTGGAGGAAGCCGGCGACGCGCCTGGGCGGCGTAGGCCGTGGCGACTCAGGCACCTCGGCTTCCGGGTGGACCACGCGCAGGGCGGGACCGAGGCATCCCATGCGTCCGAAGCCTTGGCCAGGGTGCTGTGGGAGACCTGGCTCAACCGGGCCGCCGCGGTGAACGCCCGCCGGTCCGGGTTCGAGGGCCCCTGGCTGCAGGTGACCAGTGGAATCGAGAACCTGGCCTACCTGACACCCGATGAGGCCCGGCAACTGCACGCCGACCTCCGTGTGGTCCTCGACCGCTACCAGGACCGCTTGGAGGATCCTTCGCGCCGCCCGGCCGAGAGCCTGCCGGTCGAGATGCTCCTGTTCACGTACCCGCTCGACGCCGCCAAGCCGGAGGAATGA
- a CDS encoding HAD family hydrolase — protein sequence MTAAGLVLFDLDNTLVDRDAALAAWVEEFSGHWRLGPDAAAWLTELDGDGLRPKAEVFTAIRDRFDLPSPVAELWAQYRRRHAELMRCEPAVSAGLTRLRAAGWRIGVVTNGTNEQQVAALWLTGLADLVDGWCVSEAEGLRKPDPRIFALAAERCCFPGLRPAADARAEAVLMVGAPMVAASVADTRAEVAAAPVWMVGDSVAADIGGGQAAGLRTAWIRRGRTWPATARPPDLVADRVTEVIDALLDGGATPG from the coding sequence GTGACGGCCGCAGGGCTCGTGCTCTTCGACCTGGACAACACCCTGGTCGACCGTGATGCCGCCCTTGCCGCCTGGGTCGAGGAGTTCAGCGGACACTGGCGGCTCGGGCCGGACGCCGCCGCCTGGCTGACCGAGCTGGACGGCGACGGGCTGCGTCCCAAGGCCGAGGTCTTCACCGCCATCCGCGACCGCTTCGACCTGCCGAGCCCGGTGGCGGAGCTGTGGGCGCAATACCGGCGCCGTCACGCGGAGCTGATGCGGTGCGAGCCCGCGGTGTCGGCGGGCCTGACCCGGCTGCGCGCGGCGGGCTGGCGGATCGGCGTGGTGACCAACGGCACCAACGAGCAGCAGGTCGCCGCCCTGTGGCTGACCGGTCTCGCCGATCTGGTCGACGGTTGGTGCGTCTCCGAGGCGGAGGGCCTGCGCAAACCCGACCCGCGGATCTTCGCCCTGGCGGCCGAACGCTGCTGCTTTCCCGGACTCCGTCCCGCCGCGGACGCGCGAGCGGAGGCCGTGCTGATGGTGGGCGCGCCCATGGTGGCCGCGTCGGTGGCGGACACGCGAGCGGAGGTCGCTGCGGCGCCGGTCTGGATGGTCGGCGACAGCGTCGCCGCCGACATCGGCGGCGGCCAGGCGGCCGGGCTGCGCACGGCCTGGATCCGTCGCGGTCGCACTTGGCCCGCTACCGCGCGGCCTCCCGACCTGGTGGCCGATCGGGTCACCGAGGTGATCGACGCGCTGCTGGATGGCGGGGCTACGCCCGGCTGA
- a CDS encoding (2Fe-2S) ferredoxin domain-containing protein has product MAEPGQRAGGGGVARCTVSVCRGCCCGTPKVPGIDHAAQFTGLRASLTGVSEVRAVGCLDACDRANVIVIQPSPQGRRAGGRPVWLGFVNDEDAARDITAWVAAGGPGLVEPPEILDLYSFSPSRRIRESLEG; this is encoded by the coding sequence GTGGCGGAGCCTGGTCAGCGAGCCGGTGGCGGTGGGGTGGCGCGTTGCACGGTGAGCGTCTGCCGCGGCTGCTGCTGCGGCACTCCGAAGGTGCCGGGGATCGACCACGCCGCTCAGTTCACCGGGCTCCGCGCGAGCCTGACCGGGGTGTCCGAGGTGCGGGCGGTCGGCTGCCTGGACGCTTGTGACCGCGCGAACGTGATCGTCATACAGCCCTCGCCGCAAGGCCGCAGAGCCGGTGGCCGGCCGGTCTGGCTCGGATTCGTCAACGATGAGGACGCGGCGCGGGACATCACCGCCTGGGTCGCGGCCGGTGGGCCGGGGCTGGTGGAGCCGCCGGAGATCCTGGACCTTTACTCCTTCAGCCCGTCCCGCCGGATTCGTGAGTCGCTGGAGGGGTGA
- a CDS encoding FCD domain-containing protein: protein MAGAGEGDAGMDWQGGAIFRPVRTGNTFEETVERILEAVKLGVFGYGDRLPPERELAARLGISRETLREAIRSLQEAGCVESRRGRYGGTFVTYRLPAPDLGELRRAVQHMGGELEDALTFRMVLETGAAEQAARRELTEDQRDYLQRRLAELEAAGTEEYRRLDSRFHLAIAELTGSPSLAAGVAESRMRLNDLLNAIPVLERNIEHASHQHRAMVRAILGGDVAGARRSTEEHLAATAALLRGFLG from the coding sequence GTGGCAGGAGCAGGCGAGGGTGACGCGGGAATGGACTGGCAGGGCGGCGCGATCTTCCGCCCCGTCCGGACCGGAAACACCTTCGAGGAGACCGTCGAACGGATCCTGGAGGCGGTCAAGCTCGGGGTCTTCGGCTACGGGGACCGGCTGCCGCCCGAGCGGGAACTGGCCGCCCGGCTCGGGATCAGCCGCGAGACGCTGCGCGAGGCGATCCGCTCGCTGCAGGAGGCGGGCTGCGTGGAGTCCCGCCGCGGCCGCTACGGCGGCACCTTCGTCACCTACCGGCTGCCGGCCCCGGACCTGGGCGAACTGCGGCGCGCCGTCCAGCACATGGGCGGCGAGTTGGAGGACGCGCTGACCTTCCGGATGGTGCTGGAGACCGGCGCCGCCGAACAGGCCGCCCGGCGCGAGCTGACCGAGGACCAGCGCGACTACCTCCAGCGGCGGCTGGCCGAGCTGGAGGCGGCCGGCACCGAGGAGTACCGCCGCCTGGACTCGCGCTTCCACCTGGCGATCGCCGAACTGACCGGCTCACCCTCGCTGGCCGCCGGGGTGGCCGAGAGCCGGATGCGGCTCAACGACCTGCTGAACGCGATACCCGTGCTGGAGCGCAACATCGAGCACGCCTCGCACCAGCACCGCGCGATGGTGCGGGCGATCCTGGGCGGGGACGTGGCGGGCGCGCGGCGCTCGACGGAGGAGCACCTCGCGGCGACGGCGGCACTGCTGCGCGGGTTCCTGGGCTGA
- a CDS encoding MFS transporter gives MRRLLANRNARLYIAGQTLSTFGDSALWLALGIWVKMLTGSASAAGLSFFMFTLGTLGGPVGGVLADRLRRRPLLIATNLATATLVMVLLLVHVRSQVWLIYVVMLGYGLSAAVLGPAQTALLQSMVPAELLGDANSAMQTTQWGLRLATPLLGAGLLAAFGAAPVIIGDAVTFLVAVASLLALRVREERPTPSEKPWLAEALAGARHIRDTPVLRQLAMAGALAVIAFGFSETAVFAVVSEGLHRPDAFLGVLISTQGAGAVAAGVTAAPLMRRLSEGRVVALGLVGTAVGFLLQTASSTPAVLAGCALIGSGLPWISVGIVTLFQRRTPAELMGRTDAALGLVLSAPQTIAIAVGAALIAVLDYRILLLAIASLAALASAYLLTRPEHRRRGGVEPAVDTADTAP, from the coding sequence ATGCGACGGCTGTTGGCGAACCGCAACGCCCGCCTCTACATAGCCGGGCAGACCTTGTCGACCTTCGGGGACTCGGCGCTGTGGCTGGCCCTGGGCATCTGGGTCAAGATGCTCACCGGGAGCGCGTCGGCCGCGGGCCTGTCGTTCTTCATGTTCACGCTGGGGACGTTGGGCGGGCCGGTCGGTGGCGTTCTCGCCGACCGGCTGCGCCGCAGGCCCTTGCTGATCGCCACCAATCTGGCCACCGCGACGCTGGTCATGGTCCTGCTGCTGGTCCACGTCCGGAGCCAGGTGTGGCTGATCTACGTCGTGATGCTCGGCTACGGCCTGTCGGCCGCTGTCCTCGGGCCGGCGCAGACCGCCCTGCTGCAGTCCATGGTCCCCGCCGAACTCCTGGGGGACGCGAACAGCGCCATGCAGACAACGCAGTGGGGGCTGAGACTGGCCACCCCGCTCCTCGGCGCCGGGCTGCTGGCCGCGTTCGGCGCGGCCCCGGTGATCATCGGCGACGCCGTGACGTTCCTTGTCGCCGTTGCCTCCCTGCTCGCCCTGCGGGTGCGGGAGGAGCGGCCGACGCCGTCCGAGAAGCCCTGGCTCGCCGAAGCGCTCGCCGGCGCCCGCCACATCCGCGACACCCCCGTTCTGCGGCAACTGGCCATGGCCGGCGCGCTGGCCGTGATCGCGTTCGGGTTCTCGGAGACAGCCGTCTTCGCCGTGGTGAGTGAGGGATTGCACCGTCCGGATGCCTTCCTGGGGGTCCTGATCTCGACCCAGGGAGCCGGTGCGGTCGCCGCCGGGGTCACGGCGGCTCCGCTGATGCGACGCCTCAGCGAGGGGCGCGTCGTCGCCCTGGGCCTGGTCGGCACCGCGGTCGGGTTCCTGCTGCAGACCGCCTCGTCGACGCCGGCCGTCCTCGCGGGCTGCGCACTCATCGGATCAGGCCTGCCGTGGATCAGCGTCGGCATCGTGACGCTCTTTCAGCGGCGCACACCGGCTGAGCTGATGGGCAGGACGGACGCGGCGCTCGGCCTGGTGCTGTCCGCCCCGCAGACGATCGCGATCGCGGTTGGAGCCGCACTGATCGCCGTGCTGGACTACCGGATCCTGCTCCTGGCCATCGCGAGCCTGGCGGCGCTGGCGTCGGCCTACCTGCTCACCCGCCCCGAGCACCGCCGCCGTGGCGGAGTCGAACCAGCGGTGGATACCGCTGACACTGCCCCGTAG
- a CDS encoding SRPBCC family protein — translation MWEYEHRIETTASPRALWGLWADVANWGRWNADIERIELRGPFATGSEITMTPAGQDPVELRIGDLVPGELFIDEAEFDGLLLRTAHRLEPVGPGRTRVVYRMEITGPTADRLGPEVGPAVTGDWPVTMAALVKAAEGAEAVDGGRAAVDGAGRAEAEAAGR, via the coding sequence ATGTGGGAGTACGAGCACCGGATCGAGACCACCGCTTCGCCGCGGGCTCTCTGGGGGCTCTGGGCCGATGTGGCGAACTGGGGCCGCTGGAACGCCGACATCGAGCGGATCGAGCTGCGCGGACCGTTCGCGACCGGCAGTGAGATCACCATGACCCCGGCCGGGCAGGACCCGGTCGAGCTGCGGATCGGTGATCTGGTGCCTGGCGAACTCTTCATCGACGAGGCGGAGTTCGACGGCCTCCTGCTGCGCACCGCGCACCGTCTGGAGCCGGTCGGGCCGGGCCGCACCCGGGTCGTCTACCGGATGGAGATCACCGGCCCGACGGCCGACCGGCTCGGCCCCGAGGTGGGCCCGGCGGTCACCGGTGACTGGCCGGTGACGATGGCGGCCCTGGTCAAGGCGGCCGAGGGGGCGGAGGCGGTGGACGGGGGCCGAGCCGCGGTGGACGGGGCCGGGCGGGCCGAGGCCGAGGCTGCGGGACGGTGA
- a CDS encoding alpha/beta fold hydrolase, which yields MGREAVHVTTWQDEASATVPRALLVHGTMSWGTDCFRAQRPLAGGFRLELMDRRGFGDSPDIERADYEVDAEDIAELLGTGAHLVGYSYGAAGAMIAAARRPEAVHSLTLIEPSVLRVAEEVPAVREALVRIRAAFGEEREPMSPEEYLRHSTEDYGLPLPEFTPHLLRAAASAMAERVVWDAEIPLTPLARADYPKLVLNGTWDTAHPEYRAFIGEAMTACGEFIAERIGARLVRIPGADHLPHRDQPEEVNRLLAEAWA from the coding sequence ATGGGACGCGAAGCAGTTCATGTGACGACGTGGCAGGACGAGGCATCAGCAACCGTTCCCCGGGCACTGCTTGTGCACGGCACCATGAGCTGGGGGACCGACTGCTTCCGGGCTCAGCGTCCGCTGGCCGGCGGGTTCCGGCTGGAGCTGATGGACCGGCGCGGCTTCGGGGACAGCCCCGACATCGAGCGCGCCGACTACGAGGTGGACGCCGAGGACATCGCGGAACTGCTCGGCACCGGCGCGCACTTGGTGGGATATTCCTACGGCGCCGCCGGTGCGATGATCGCTGCGGCGCGCCGTCCGGAGGCCGTCCACTCGCTGACGCTGATCGAGCCGTCGGTGCTGCGCGTCGCCGAGGAGGTCCCGGCGGTCCGGGAGGCGCTCGTCCGGATCCGGGCGGCCTTCGGCGAGGAGCGCGAGCCGATGAGCCCCGAGGAGTACCTGCGCCACTCGACGGAGGACTACGGCCTGCCGCTCCCCGAGTTCACCCCGCACCTGCTGCGTGCCGCGGCCTCGGCAATGGCGGAGCGCGTGGTCTGGGACGCCGAGATCCCGCTGACCCCGCTCGCCCGCGCCGACTATCCGAAACTGGTGCTCAACGGCACCTGGGACACAGCGCACCCGGAGTACCGAGCGTTCATCGGCGAGGCCATGACGGCTTGCGGCGAGTTCATCGCGGAGCGGATCGGCGCCCGCCTGGTCCGGATCCCGGGCGCGGACCACCTGCCGCACCGCGACCAGCCCGAAGAGGTGAACCGCCTGCTGGCCGAGGCCTGGGCGTAG